The DNA region AGGACTAGATCCTACCAAAAGAGAATCGGGCACCTCGGTAAAAGGTAAAGCCAAGATCAGTAAAAATGGCAATCGGCACATCCGAAAGATGCTCTATATGCCGGCCCTTAGCGCTATTAAAAACAATCAGAAGATAGCTATCTTCTATCAAAGATTAATCGCCCATCATAAACCGAAAAAAGTAGCGGTCATTGCTGC from Candidatus Atribacteria bacterium includes:
- a CDS encoding IS110 family transposase, with amino-acid sequence GLDPTKRESGTSVKGKAKISKNGNRHIRKMLYMPALSAIKNNQKIAIFYQRLIAHHKPKKVAVIAAMRKLLLVAHAIYHNKTEYVAI